TTAGATCAATGAAATGAACTCATCCGTTATCAGTGCAAAATATATAGACTTAATGTTGATCCTTGtcatttatgcaataaattcacccataggagttttttttttttttggaaagcaaCCCGCAGGAACTTTCCTTTATTTAAAGGTTAGGTGCGGGCGTTAGAATTCATTATGCAAAATTTAAGCGAAAAGAGAGGACTTCAGAAACTTCTTAGAAGATTACAGAGAAAAGAAACTCAAATATAGAAAGatctttcatttataaaaaaaataaacaaataaggaAAAGTTCTTAGATTACAATATTATATTCTGAACATTGACACTAAATTTTACATAGCAAGAGTACTAGATAAAATCTACTTTGAAAAGAATATACCCATCTAGAAGAGATTCATAAACTCATTATTCATtcctaataatattatttggggTAGTCGCTTATTGACGATTAACGCGTCTCAAACATTCTGAATaagttgaataaataaaaaaacattctgaataaaacaaaacatatataaatattttatagacTCTTAAAAGAGATGGTGGTGCTTCTTTCCATGGgccttctcttctttctttgcttctttcttcttatgaTGCTCATGGAACGCATACCCACCGGCTCCTACAGCAACTGCTGCTGCAATCTCCTCCTTTATCTTGTGCTTGTGGGCATGCTCTGGATCTTTCTTTGCCTTATGCTTTTCATGCTGaaacaataattgaaacaaATTAAAGTTCTAGTACGAATTTGAAAAGGGCTAAAACAACTatacacaaataaattttaaggtCAATTGGATTCAACATAGATAGATTTTTATTTCCATCAAGAAATCCCGAATATGCATGCATGCGCACAGAAACTCCTGATAGAGCTAACACAACACAAGACTAAATAACTAATGAAGTGCTATGTATATACTAGCTAGCTTTGCTgcttttaatttgtaaaaagtttgtttgtttgtcttcGCCGcaagttttgtttgttttctccAGTGTATGTGTATTATGCGTAGGATCATATATACTATTGTATATAGTGCTTTGTTTTCAATGAAATCTCTCATTGATCCCCAAAAAAACATTCTTTTCTATAGCATTTTCGATTAATTAAAGATATTGGTTCATGCTACTCGAGATCAAAAACAGTATCTGTACGTAACAATAATAGAAAAACTTCAATACAATGAAAATAGCAATTTTTAAAACGTAGACAggcaattatataaaaaaaaaactgaaggaaTTAAACGAAAAAATTGCTACTAGACGAGGAAGATTACCAAGGCATAAGCTCCAGCAGCAACAGCACCAAGCTCACCTAGGTGCTCGCGATGCTTGTGGTGCTTCTCTTCCTTCTTATAATCAACAGGTTTTTCCTCATCTTTATTGTGGTGGTGATGGCGgtcatggtggtggtggtaagCCATCGTGGTGGTAAAGTATTATATGTGACTTGAGAAAGCACAAGAACTACAATGCCAGAAATCAATGAGAAAGGTTATTAATTGCTCTGCGATGTGAATTAAGGGTTTGGGTTAGGGTGATTATATATAGTGGTGATCATGGTCAAATAACTAAGCCCTCCCCCAGGCCATGAATTTTGTCATCAAAGGTCAAGACTTAAGGATTAAGTTATATCTATAATCTATAAGCGTGtgtaatgtgtgtgtgtatatataaaacttaatcTCTAAGTCATGACCTATATGATGACAAAAATTCAGGCCAATAtattatagattatagataTAATTTACTCCTTAAGTCTTGACCTTTGATGACAAAATTCATGGCCTGGGGAGGGTTAGTCATTTGACCACTATATATAATCACCCCAACCCAAACCCTTAATCCACATCACAGAGCAATTAATAACCTTTCTCATTGATTTCTTGCATTGTAGTTCTTGTTTACATTTTTTGTCCCTACTTTAAAGAACTTACAAGCAAATCATACGTTTGagttagttaaaaaaaaattcattttatttatttatttatataaaaatttcaatttgccTAAGAATATTTAGTTAAAGAATTACCAAACTTATAGTTGTAAGCAGCTGCAGAGTCAGAATTTAAGTTTAGGAGGAAGATTAAAAACATAAGATTAGAAGCAAAATTTATCAAAGATGTCTGAAGTTCAAATACCACTCCTCTTTGTAAACTATGAATTATACCAAACAATAGTTTATAAACAGGACCCactgagcttttttttttgttcataaaaatattattaagacTTTatgtaatgaaaataaaaaataaaaaataaaaacattgctAGTTTAATAAAACTTGTATATAACGCTCATAACATCTTCAACCGACTAAGCTCTCAACTGATGGAATCTTGGCCATAGATGACTTTGGCTAAAACCAAGGGAATTACCTTTGAATATGAAGCTAATACATAAGATTTAGAGGGATAGAGCATATCTTGCAAGCTAACAAGGGTATCCTCTAACTTCACTTTACATTCAATCCTTTGAATAACTAGGGATGCCAACTTGAAAGCACCCCTGTTACACGGCTTTGAAACAGATTGTTTGTCAACTTCTAAAACTATGTAGCAATAGTAGAGTCTTAGGAACCAATGGATTAGTCAACAAGAGTCCCTCAtataattgaattctaattatTAATTATGGTTAAAGATCAAAGTTCCGTGAGtcataatattttatcaaaaaagaaaacactctTGTGAGTCCGTTAATACTAGCACAAAAGCATCTATCTATAATATTAATGGgaagagaaattttttatattcgcTTATTTTACTCTTAAAAATAGCGTTCATTTGAAGTCTCCCAAAGTATTAtcaatttatctttttctttttttggtgggtaattcagcttttatttatagaaacaaaacacaaattaaaaagGAAGAACCAAAATAAACTAGCAAACGGAAACCTCCCTGCTACAgcaaccaaaacaaaactaaCCATAAAACCAAAGCAAGCCAAAACAAACGGCATAGCAAAGCACACTAACTACTGCCCtaacaactaaacaaaaacatcTATAAGGCATCCCAATTCGTACCTTTAGCACAGTAGAAGTGATACATAAATTGATAAATGCTGAATGTCTAAAGTGGCttgtttcatttgttttaaaacaGGTTGGGCCAACCCATATTAGACTTATTATCAGGCCCATAAGGTTTAGTTTCACAGCCCTTAAGATGAttacccaagaaaaaaaaaagaaaaaaaaattggcccaTTAAGGAAGAGATTTATTCGAGTAACATGTAATACTACAACGTTGTCGTATTTGTCATTCTCACCGTCTTTTATCACTCTCAGGCTCGTTTGGTTAGGATGAAAATAGAAAGGATGGAAaaggaagaaaggaaaataaggaagaaaatattgttttcctttatttggtttaggagaaaaaacaaaaaggaaagaaaacaacatAGTTTTGAAGTCTGTAGGCAAGCTGGCAATGGAGTGTGGCAAAAGCATCTTGCACTTGCAAAGCTCCTGTAATTTGAACTTGgactttaagagcatcacaaAGGTGAGGATCTTTAAGAGACATGTTAAAATTGGGGAAAGAGTGTGACAAAGACAGTTCCCGCATTAAGAGTGGTTTGGACAGTTCTTATAACTGCATTGTGATATTCCAAGAATCTAGAATCAAGGAGTGAAATTCTAGAGGCGACATGGAGTCCCTTTCTTC
This genomic stretch from Castanea sativa cultivar Marrone di Chiusa Pesio chromosome 1, ASM4071231v1 harbors:
- the LOC142621574 gene encoding abscisic stress-ripening protein 3-like is translated as MAYHHHHDRHHHHNKDEEKPVDYKKEEKHHKHREHLGELGAVAAGAYALHEKHKAKKDPEHAHKHKIKEEIAAAVAVGAGGYAFHEHHKKKEAKKEEKAHGKKHHHLF